The bacterium genome contains the following window.
AGGCGGCCATCCGGAGACTGGCGTAGCCACCGGCGAGCGGTGCCGCCGCCATCGCGGCGATGCTGGTGGGCTTGAACAGCTCCTTGGTGAAATGCGGCATGCCGTAGCCGACCTTGGAGCCGAAATCGCCCTTGCCTTCCAGCATGGCCATGAACTTTTTCACGTCCCGCGTCATCTTGGCCTGGTGTTCCATGGCCCCGGCGGCCGCGAGGTGCTTGCGGCCCGGGGTCTCGCCTTGGGTCAAGGGCGGCATCTCGACGTAGCCGTGAACGTCAGGCAGCTTTTGAAAGTGGACTTCTTTGGTCAGCCACATCTCGGTCTGGGGATAGCCGGCCTTGCTCAGGGTGCCGGCTTCGCCGGTTTCCATGTTCTGGAGGTGACCGAGATAGGATTGGCGGCGCTTGACGATGTCGGGCTCGGCGCCGATGTCGAGGATGGCCGAGATCGTCTTGTCGGCGAGAAGCTGCTGGCGCATCTCCTTCTCGGCCGGGCTCAGGTCCGATTCCTTGACCTCGTTCAGCAAGGTGTAGGCGCTGGCGGTCGGATTCATCGGAGCATTCTTCACCGCCTTTTTCAGGAGGCTTTCAATGGTGTTTTGCTCCTGGATTTGGAGGCGGTTGTAGCCCTGGGCCTGCTTCATCTGAGGCAGAAGCTCTTTGCGAATCTCTCCGGCCAGGATGATCTCGGCGACGGCGGCCCCCTCGATGGCGGGGACCGGGGTCGAATCATCGAGCTTTTCCATGAAGGCCAAAGCGCTCGCCGCCCCATCGGAGGCGACCAGATCCATCATCACGGGGGTCAAAGTCTGCCGGTAATAGTTGCCTCGTTGGGCCGGGTCCATCGAAACGGCCGCCGCCAGCTTCTGCTCGAGCTGCGGGATGAGCGCTCCATCCTCGATTTTTTGGAGCTGCTCGAACACCATCTTTTGCTCGGGCCGGAGGTCCGGGATGCCCTCGAATACCTTCTTGAGGCTTAGCTTGGGATCCTTTTCCAGGGCGGCGACGACGTCGTCGAGCAAAAGCTGGTCGACCATATAAGGCGCGACCACCTGGAAGTAGGCCTGATAGCGCTCAGCCACCGTCGGCCGGCCGGCCGCGACGGCGACCAATTTCAGGGCTTCGCTCTTCTTCAGCCTATCGAGCAGCTTCTTCTCATGGTCGTTCAAGTCGCCGAGCTCATTGAGCAAGGTCTCGAGGGGCTTGGTCGGATCGTCCTGGGCCTTCAGCTTGATCTTCTTCAGGAAGCCCTCGGCCGCCTCCATCTCCGGCGGCAGCAGCGTCATCGCCTTAAGCTTGGCGACCTTGGCGTTTTCGCTCTTCTCCATCGCGAAAGTCTGGAGGATCTCGAGGCTTTCGGTGGCCCCGTTCTTCGGCATCTTGGCGACGACCAGATCGAGGACGTAACGAGAGCTTTGGAACAAGCCTTTCTCAAAGAGTGGGCCGCGGGCGAACTCGAAGTATTCCTTGGCCTGGAGGTCGCGGTCCTCTTCCTTGGCGATATGGGACAACTGCTTGACGAGGGGGTCGGCCAGGATCTTGCCGGCCAAAGCTCGCTCGGCCTCGGTCAGGAGACGAGCCTTGTCCTGCTCGTTCATCTCTTCGGGCTGCTTGCCTTTTCCGAAATCCAAAGCGGCTTGCAGGGCCTGGAGAGTGTCGGCCGATTTCAAGTTCTTGTCGAGACCTATCAGGGCCTTGGTCGACAGGCTCTTCAGCGAATCGCGATCGGCCGAAGAGTAGCGCGGAGTGTCGCTGAGCAAACCCTTGCCGGTCTTCTCGCCGACCTGGATCTGCTCTTCGACCAAGTGGCTGATGGCGCCGAAGCCTTCCATGACCTTGGGCGCCTTGACGAAAAAGCCGAGGGCCTTGTCGAAAACCTTCTTGTAGGCCGGGGAAACCAGCCGCTTGGAAGTTTCATGGGCCTTGTCGAGATCGCCATTGGCGAGGGTGAAGATTAGGTCGGCGATCTGAATCTGCTCGGTGTGGCGCTTTTTCTGCTCGGGATCGGTGGCCGCCGCGATCGCCGCTTCTTCCCGCTTCTGGAGCCGGCCGAGAATGACCGCCATGTTATCGGCATCGCCATGGATCAAGCTGGCATTGAGGCGCAGGATGTCGTCCCGGAATTGGGGATCGACGTCGTTGCCGTAAAACGCCGAAATGAGGTCGGCCTGAATCCCCTCGATGAGGGGGAGAACCACCATTTGGACTTGAGTCAGCTGACCCTGGGCCATGGGGTTTTCGAGCAGAGTCGGCAGCCCGATGTAGCTTAAGTGGGGCGCGAGGTAGGCCGCTTGGTTGGCCACCGCTCTAAAAACCTGCTCTTGGCTGGCGTCGCCGAACTTGTTCCCGTCGATCGCTTCCTTGATCCGCTGAGCCGCGGTCTCGACCTCGCCGCCTTGGGGCGCGGCCAGAGCCTTGGCCTGGCGGGCGATGGCGCTCAGCCTCCCGTTTTCGAAAGTCCAGCGCTCGCCGTATTCCAGCACGCCGGCTTCGCCGCTCGAAGGCTTGAGCGAGTAGGTGACGAAAATCTGGGTCTTGTTGCCCGCGACCTGGACGCTGGTCTTGAGCGGCGGATCCTTGAGATTGAGGGCGAAGCCCGGGCCCATCGCCTCGCGCAGCGGCGCCAAATAGGCCCCTTCCTTGTCCAGGGTCTCGAAGAAGGCCGGATCCATCTCGCCCATCGCCGGCGTCTTCTTGTTGCGGGCCATCGCGGCCAAGGTCTTGCGGAAAGAGGCATCGGACATTTCGGGATATCCGGCTTCGGGCGTGACCGTCGCCGGCGCCACCTTGAATTCCGGCGCGTCGGTCAGGATGTCGGGAACGAAATGCGAGATGAAGGCGCGGGCCGCTTCGAGGTTGGGCACTTCCAACGCGTTGAGGGAGTCGGCCTTCTGGCTCAAAGCCTGGTCGCCGCTCAGCTCGGTGGGCACGATCACGTTCCGCTTGTGGCCGACCAAGGCGTTGGTCTTGGCGTCGAGGATGAAGCTTTCCTTCACCAAGAGATGGCCGGGGCTGCCGTCGTCGTTGAGCAGCGCGAAGGTGAAGACCAATTCTTTCACCAAACCCCGGTTGATCACCGCATAGGAGCTTTTTGGGTCGCGCGAGCGCAGGGTCAGGCCCGAATCACGGGCGCCGACGACCAGGCTTTGGTAAAAGCCGAGGTAGTTCGGATTGTCTTCCTCTTGGTCGCCGTTTTGGATCTTCCGGTTGTTGAGCTTTTTGAACAGCTCGAATTGCTTGTCGCTGAACGGACGGTTGAACGAGAGGGCGGCGGTGGCCGCGAAGGACGAAAGCTGCTGGCCTTGAGCCGACTGGCCGGCCTTTTCCTTGTAGGTCTCGAGCCATTTTTGCCACTCGGCCTTGTTCTCGCCGCGGCCGTTGTACTCGAAGCTGCGCTTGTGCTCGTGGATGGTCCGCTGCTTTTCGTCGAAAATGAAGGTGTCGCGGAGGAGGATCCGGCCGTCGGTGGCATCGCCGTTGCCGTCGATCGGGATGAGGAAATGGACGGCCAGCTTGCCGTCTTGCAGCTGCTCGATTTCGGTTTTGGATTCAACGTCGGCCGGCTTGAGCTTCAGGCCGGTCGAGTCGACCAGCTTGAGGACCGTGTCGTAGAAGTATTGATTTTCTTTCAGTAGGTCCCGCGTCTCCCGAGACAACGCGGAAGTGATCTTCCCACCCATGGATGTGCCCCCCAATGGTGATACCTAAACGAACCCAACCAAGCATTTATCGTCGGGGGATTAGAAAAGTTGCCGAGGGGGGAGCAAAAGAAGATTCTATTGTAATTTCAAGTCTTTAGCTAAGTTAATTCGGAGCTTGCCGCCGTCGAGGACCACGGTGTCGCCAGGAACCACCTGGTCGGCATTGCCGGCGGCCACCTGGCGGTTGGCGCCCCGGTCGTTGGTGATGACCAGGCCGCTCTTGGCGTCGATATTGGTCAATCGGTAGCGGTCGCCCTCGAGCCGCTCCAGCCTGAAAAGCGCCTTGTCACGAAAGGCACTGAGAAGACCAGCGCCGCGTCCGAGGTTCAGGAAGAACTCGCCGTTGAGCGGCTGCTGGGGATCGCTGAGGTAGAGCCCGGCGTCACCTCCCCGCCGGCCGACCAAGATGATCCGGGAGTCGCCGAGGTGCATCGGAACGACGCCCCGATCCAGTTGGGAAACGTCGGCCTGGGGCTGACGGGATCCCGAAGTGGGGCTCGGGCGGTAACTGCTGGCAAAGCTTTCCATCGGGATCGGCCCCGGATTCGGCGGCTCCGAGGAGGTTTGGGGGACTTCATCGAGGGAGAAATTATTGCCTTCGGCGTGGAAGCGCATGTTGAATTGGCCGACGGTCACGATGTCGCCCGATTTCACCGGCTTCCATTCACCGGCTTTCCTAGGATCGCCCTTGCTGGGATCGCCCACGGAAATTCGTTCTCCGTTCAGATAAGTCCCGTTGAGGCTGCCGGCGTCGCGAACCTCCCACTGGTTGCCATTGCGGCGGAAATCGAGATGCTCGCCGGAAAGGCTGGGATGATCGCGGAACTGCTGCCGGCCCAAGCGGATTCCGAGGGGATCGGTCACCGGGAATTCCAAGTGGAGGGGCGCCTGGAAGCTGGCGGCCGGTTGATGGTTGTGGCTCGAGCCCTTGAGGGTGATCGCCGTCAGGACATTGTCACGGAAGATATAATATTGGGCGGTGCTCTCGCTGGCGCCCATGCCGAAGATCATGCCGTTGGTCAAGATGCAGGAATCGTTCAGCGGATAATTTTGGCCTTGTTGATGGACCCAGAGCTGGGTGTTGGCAATCGAGTTGCGCAGCAGGAACTGGCCTTTCGCTTGGTCCCATTGAATCAGGCCGATCTGTTGTCCCTCAAGAACGAGCGGCACCGTCTCGCCCGCTTGCAGGGGTCGAGGCCGGAAATTCGGCGACGGCCGGTAATACTGGGTGCTGGGCGGGACGATCGAGCCGCCGGTTTGGACCAATTGGGCGCCATCCCATTGGAAGTGCAAATTGCCCAGCTGGACCGAATGGCCGACTTCCAAGACATGCTCCTTGCCCGGCGGCCGCTGCTCTTTGCGGGGAATCATTTCGGCTTGAATGTCTTGGCCATTGAGCCGGGTCCCATAATTCGAGCCTAAATCTTGAATATACCACTTGCCATGGACTTTCCGGATCTGGAGATGGTTTGGCGAAACCCCGTAATCCGGTATCTGGTCGTAGCCCAGAATGAAGGGCGCATCCGGCGAAGGCCGGAAAACCATTCGACCGCTCGGCGTCGGATCAGCCACCGGGGCCACTGGAGCCGGCGCGGCGGCGGGCCGGGCCTGGGGAGCGGCGGCCGCGGGCTGTCCCGGCCGGGGAGCCGGGGCCTCGTTTTGCAAAACGTGGGGACGGAGGGCGACTAAACGGCCTTGGTTTTCGGCATTCACGCTCCACTGCAGCTCGACGTGGCCGAAGCGCAGCTTGTCTCCGTTCTTCAGCTTATGGCTCTTGCCGGACTTGAGCTCCTTTTCGTTAACGAAAATGCCGTTCCGAGCCTCGACTTCCTCCAAAATCCAGTCCTTGCCCCGGCTGCTGATGGCGAAGTGCTGGCTTGAGACCGATGGCTCTTCGAGCACGATGTGGCCCTGGTTCCGGCCGCCCCGGTAGACATGGTTCTCGCCCGGGGCCAAATCCCAACTGCGAATTCCGTTGGCCCAGCTCTCGGGGTTCGACCAACCGCGAGCCGCGCGGTTGGTCTGGGTTTCCTGGCTAAAGGCGATATTTTTGATGTCGGCCGCATACCCGATCGGCCCCGCGTCAGTGCCGGGGGTCGAGTCGGTCGGCCGAACCAAAATCCCGTCGATGCTGAAATACCGCATCAGCTGTTGGACGAACTTCTTCGAAGCGATCGTGTCCGGGTTGTAGCTATGCTGGGTGCTCGGGACGGACTTGTGAAGCCCGGCAAACCATGAAGCCGCCTGGGCCGCCCCCTCGCCTTCCCCGAACACCTTGTCCAAGGACGCCTGATATTTGGCTTGAACCGCGGCCACTTCGGCCGGAGTCGGAGGTTGATAGGGTTGATCCGACTCCATGATCTTCTGGTTGATTTCCCGATAGAAGTAATTGAGGTTGAACAAGGTCGGAGACGCCAAGGTCGCGGGATTGAATAAGTCGGCGATATCCGGCGCGGCTTTGTGAAGGTTGGCGAAAGCCTGCGCGACCGTCGAGCCTTCGGCGCCGAACATGCGATGCAGAAGGGTTCCGTGGGCGGCTTGAACCTGCGCGAGCTCCTCGGGGCCGGCCTTGGTGAAGACCTTGCTCAATCCCTTGATGGTTCTCAGAATTTTGATCGCCGCCTCGCCCTTGGCGGCGTCGGCTTTCTTGACGTCTTGGAGAAATCTTTCGGCGACGTCGAATAGCTTGATCTGGCCCACCCGGTCGGCCGCCTGGAGCAACTCGGGACTGATTTGAGCTTCCAGCTCGGGGTAACGGTAATAGAGCTCGACGAACTGCTTGGCCGCTTCGTTGCCCGACGGGGAAAGGCGCAGGCGTCCGGCTTCGGCGACGGTGCCGTAGAGCTCGGCCAAGGTATTGGTATACTTGTTGGCGAGGTCCTGCTGGATCCCGACCTTGCTTCGCTGGCTGGGCAAAGGCGGCGGAACCGGCGAGGGAGTCTTAGGCTGGACGACTTCCTTGGCCATCGCGGCTCGCCGTTGGGTTTCGGCCAAGCTATGAACCGGCCAGAGCTTGCCATAGCCTTGAGGGATGATCGATTGGGCATTGGGGGTGACCAAGCCCTGCTCCAAGTCGATGACAAAGACGTTGTCGGCATCGTCCTTGACGTCGATCCGGCGCTGCTCGCCGAAGAAGCTTCTCTCGGTGCCCGGATTCCTCATCTGCTGCAGGGCCAAGTCGTGCCAAGCTTCGGCTCGCTGGCTCTGGCCGGACGAAGCTTTGAGACCCCAGCGAATGTGGTCGAAAGTATTCTGGTCGGCCTCGCCAAAGGGGCGCGGCAATTGCCTCAATTCGGAAGAAGTCGCCTCGACCAGCGCGGGGCCGACCGTCACGCCCCAAAAGCCGTCGCTGCCGATCAGAACGCGGTCGCCCTGTCGAATCCCCTGCACCCCGTACAAGCGGGGGCTTTTGGTTGCGGGGTTCGACTCGATTCCGATACCGCGGACGATGTTATTGTATTTTCTGATGTTGAGCTTGCCGATGTCGCCGGCGGTCGCATCGGTCTCGGTGATGCCCAATACTTCGAATTCACCGGCGGCATTGGGCCGGGCCCAGAGGATATTGGAGTCGCCCTTGGTGGCGATCGTCGCCTCATTGCCGACCATGACGATCACCGCCCCGGTTCCGGTCGGGTCGCTCAGCTTGCCGCCTTCGGCGTGTTCCTCTTGGGCGGTGGGCTCCGGTTTTTGCCTCGACAAGGCCAGCTCGCCATGCTCGAAAAGCTCGCCGGCGCTGGGAATGCGGCCCTCGTGGACGGCCTCGGCGACGCGGGCATGAACGCCCTGCAAGAAGGAGCTCGAGGCGAGGTCGCCGCTCTCGTGTCCGCCGGCTCCGTCGGAGCCGGCCAGGACCTTGACTTCGCGGCCGTCGGGCAGCTTGAATCGGGCCATGTAAGCGCCGTCTTCTTGGTACTTCCGACCGGCCTTGGTGGTCCGAGCCGAGGCGGTGGAGCCATCCAGGAATTCCAAAGTCAGATCGCCTTGCTCGCCGCCGGCGACGATCTTGGCCTCGCCGGCCGGGGCTCCATCGGCTTGACGGAGCACCACCGAATCCTTGACCCTGAGCGAAACTTTTTCGGCCCGCGGGTCCACCCGGTGGAAATAACCTTCGCCGACACCGGACGAGCGGAGATTGTAAGCGGCCAGCGCCACCTCGGGATCGACGCCGACTCCGGCATTGTCGAGCTCTCTTTCCAGCTCTTCGATCCGACGAAGGGCATCGTTGCGCTCGCCTTCGAGGGTCCGAGTCTGGATGATAAGCTCGTTTTCCTTGATCTCCAGCAGGCGGACGGTCTCTTGGGCATCCTTGGCCACCCGCAATTCTTCGCGGGCGAGCTCCAAGTCAATCTCCAGGCTCTCGATCTTGCCTCTTTGTTCTTCGAGCGAGGCCCTCTGCTCGACCGATTCCTGGCCGGTGGCCTGGCTTTGTTCCCAGACTTGGGTGATGTCGCCGTTGACGCGATCGATCTCGGCCTCGAGCTCGCGGACCCTGGCCTCGAGCCGGCCGATTTGGGTCTTGCCGGCCTCGACTTGGGCTTCGAGCTGGGTCCGCTCGGCGATTCTCTGCAAGGCCTGGCCTTCCAGCTCGGCGATGCTGGTCTCGCGCTGCCGGACCATATTTTGGAGCTCCGATTTTTCGCGGAGCAGATCCTCGACCCGCTGATTGGCCGCGGCTTCCGCGTCCTTGGCGGCGCTGAGCGATTTGGCCATGGTCAAAATCTGTTGGTCCAAGTCCAGGGCCGCCCGTTCGGCATCGGCGGCCCGCGTCTCGGCCTCCTGGGCTCGAGTCTCGGCGGCCTGGGCCTGCCCTTCGAGCTCCCGAGCCCGGGCTTCGAGCTTGGCGATCTTGGGCTTGGCCTGAGTTTCGTATTCTTCGGCGGCGCGGGCCAAGGTGACGTTTTCGGCCTGAGCTTGAGTAAGATCGCCTTCTAAGCCAAGAATCCGCAGCCTTTTTTGACCAAGCTCGGTTTCGGCATGTTCGGCTTTGCCTTCAGCCTCAGTGGCCCGCAGTAGGGCAGCTTCGGCCCGGGCTTTTTCAGCCTCCGCGCGAGCTTCGGCAGCCCGGACTCTTTCCTCGGTTGCCGTGACTTTTTGCTCGGCGGCGGTAGCCCGTGCCTCAGCGGCGGTCAATTTTTGTTTCTCAATGGCTAGCTCGCCGGCTAAGCGAGTGGCTCGGGCCGCGGACGCCTCGTGTTGACTGGCCGGGGCCTGCAGGGCTTCGACCTGGGCCTGAGCTCCCGCGAGCTCGGCCTCGAGCGTTTGGAGGCGCTGCGCGGCAAGGGCCGAAGTCGCTTCCACCTCCTCAACCCTGGCTTGAGCCAAAGCTTCATTCCTACTCGCTTGGAGGGCTTCATCCCGAAGTCTCTCGGCCTCGGCGGCGGTCGAAGTCCGCAGCTCCTCGAGCTCCCGGGTCCTTTCGGCCAAATGGCCTTCGGCGGTCTCGGCCCTTTGCTCGGACCGGCCCAGCTTGGTTTTCGCCTCCTGTTCGGCTCCTTCAGCTTTGCGCCGAACTTGTCCCAGCTCGGTCTCCACCTGGCTGAGCTTGGCATTGGCTTCGCGCGCCTTCCCCTCGGCTTCTTCTCTGGCTTGCTCGGCAATGCGGGCTTCCTCGCGCAGGCGGTCGAGGGCAATCCCGTTTCGGGCCTCGGTCTCTTCCACCTCGGCGCGTAGGTTGGTCAAGGCGGTCTTTTCCGCTTCCAGCGAACGGTTGGCCTCGCCCAGCTGAGCATCGAGCTCTTCGGCCCGGGCCTCGCTTTCCGCCAACTGCCGCTGAAGATCGATCAAGTCGCGTTCCTTGGTTTCGAGGTCGCCTTTCAGCGCCCCATTTTCCGAATTCAAACGCTCCTGCTCGGCTTCGGCCTCGCGGCGGACTTGACCGATTCGCTCTTCAAGCTCTTGAACTTGAGTCCGAAGGTTGCCGGCCTCGGTTTCGGCATTGGTCAATTCCCGTATCTTGGCGTCGCGCTCGCGCTCGACCGCGCGCTTCTCGCCGTCGAGGCGAGCGCGCTCCCGGCGCGTCTCGTCCTTGGCATCGCGCGCATCTTTTTCGGCTTTGGTAAGAGCCTCGCTTTTCCTCCCGAGTTCCTCCCGGAGCCTGCTCGCGGTCTCTTCTCTTTCCTTAAGCTTGGCCTCCTGCTCCCCTTTTTCCCTGGTGAGCTGCTCGATCTGGTCGCGGGCCTCCGAGGCGGCGGTGGCCATCTCGGCCGCCTTGATCTGGATTTGGCTTTCCAGCTCTTGCTTGGCGCCGTCCAGCTCGCCAACTTGAGTTTCGAGCTTTTTGCTCTTCGCGCGCTCGGCCCTCAAGACCTCGCCTTGTTCGCGGAGCTCTCGCTCGGCGCTCTCCAGCCGGGTCTTGGCCCCGGACAGATCGCTCTCGAGGGTGGCGACTCGGGCCTCGGCCCGCGCCTTGCCGCCCTCGGCATCGGTGGCCTTCTTGCGCCAAGCCTCCATGCTGGCGCGGAGCTCTTCGGCTTCCTTCTTGGTTCGGGTTTGCAGGGCCTCGAGGTCGTCTTTCTGCGATTGGGCCGATCCCTTGGCCATCTCCACGTCGGTTTCGAGGCTCCGAACCCGGCGTTCGGCTTCGCCCTTCTCTCGCTCCAAGGTTTTGATTTTTCCTTCGAGCTCGCCCCGATTCGTTTCCAAAGCCTGGATGCGCCCTTCGAGCTGGCCCTTTTGCTCTTCGAATTCCTGGCGCGCCTCCGAAAGCTCGACCTGAGCCGTGATGTCGATTTCCGGTTCCTTTTCGATCTCTTCCTGTAATTGGCGCTCCAGCTCCTTGGCTCGGGTCTCGAGCCGGGATTTCTCGGCCTTGGCATCGATGAGCTCCCGGTCGAGCTCGCCCTTCCGATTCCGCAGAGCGTTCAAGTTACGGAGCATCGACGCTTTGCTCGATTTCTCGCGCTCGAGCTGCCGCTCCTTGGCCTGCACAGTGCTTTCGGCGATGCGCAAGAGGCGCTCGGCCTTGGACAAATCGGTCTTGGTCTGTTCGTGTTGAGATTGAAGCTCTTCGATCTCGGCGCGGAGGGTAGTTTCACGAGCTTCGGCGCCCTCGGCCCGGCTGGTCTGTTCGCCGAGGTCGCGGCGCAGACCTTCGACGGTGGTCGCGGCCGTCTCGATCTCGGCCATTTGTTGCTTGACCTGGTCTTCCAAGCCGCGGATCGATTCGGAGAGCTCGGTCTCCTTCCGTCCATGGTTGGCTTGGGCTTCTCGCATCAGGCCGCGGAGCCGCTCGTTTTCGGCATCCTTGCCATTCTTGACCCGCTCGGCGGTTTCCAAATCCAGCCTGGCGCCCTTGAGCTCGCGTTGGACTTCGGTCAAAGAAGCGTCGGTCTCTCGCAACTTACCGCTCAGCTCGGAGGCTTCGCCGCTCTTGGCATCCAATTTACTCTGAATCTCGCCTCTTTCACGCTCCAGGGCTTTTTGGACTCGGTTCAATTGCTCGACTCGCGAGCGCTCGGTTTCCAACTGATGGTTGGCTGTCTTAAGCTGGGCGTCGGACTCTCCGAGCTTGTCGGCCAGCATCTGGGCCTCGGTTCTCGTGGTCTCGACCTGCTCTCGGAGCATTTGGATCTCGGCGGCGCCTTCGGTGAGCGCTTTATCCTTGCGGCCGACGCTCGTTTCGAGATCGGAGATCTGCTGGGCCATGCGGCCGACCAGCTCCGACGCCGCGGTGTTTTCTTTATTCCTGCTGTCGATGTCCCGGCGCAGCTCGGCGATCGTGGCTTCGAACT
Protein-coding sequences here:
- a CDS encoding FHA domain-containing protein; amino-acid sequence: MSGNASFRLSRETRDLLKQHQDFFSSVLDLYDGKGDNPQKTPLKFKPSDLEAKTEAEVKPNGDIEVTFIIPLDDNEKAGDGRVYLKDKFVFDPTQKVLKGYQRSFEHNGKGDVAAWKGWLGKYEALVKNGPGLSDKLVQSFGLSVARTFGQAMVDEQEQPLEKFKEAFKKERRYLDSLNGLIVTQAKRFDLEGLKLRRDKESHYQVIRDGDQLDLILKWVADDDAKPENGRIWLKDRFTFKDGKFTNFSRDWLSDPKAESAEKHRALVESLKRQPPPDMAETKAFAENLQPYLVPQQNPNPRDLTPLLAASLKAPAGESLFKVKDPAGLDAAQKQALQILEVFAKEDVAKRADHAEGLLNFESKVDVNAEITQVESLFKKLAEARDQSPAGNLKTLLQGLSLSEGEQAQRQRLLKSALFRELLSLAQERDTELRHGGLLHLAKGRLFSERGYPGTATAIASLLKDDSALGAKAGKLLDLANGKANFGDKLEMTLGHFQHEVTKPSMLAGMMAAPFAGAAFEIGGLRAAKYLYDAKKIESIGRGTKLAASGFGVFGESVAFTGMHRGFERLSHGSDRTWNGAGDEILSSMLMFVGMRAVHAGTGWASSRAAEGKFNFKVREREIRFGGREGTAAHGPNLFQPTPTGRLLMGNPWVPEAGVGAPTLTKLGQFSAGTANHLGSIFAMQASSAVSRKAGWMPDNDQTFAANFFDATVMYGQAMVGFNLANRATMGRLQPALGEVKMRIEGFDPKASYAPIAPERPAKSGGGFEFGPWLQKIRASRAAAKTAAAPKPAGEAEGWGARVRQGLGSAREWLSKLGPSKVRNLEAQLAEVEAKRAEAEREVETKTQAITELEARVTELGNDLGSAQGEAANQRSEAEAKGTRIGELERELGEKNTEVAERTRQLEAAKEETRQEKEAREAAEGKLQEIENNAEAADLGLSFENPAAEAAALRQKIQVLNTEKSEAQIRAAASGQEATELRGQIETANAELKRREGIDRALTEAQTKVGELETARTEFEATIAELRRDIDSRNKENTAASELVGRMAQQISDLETSVGRKDKALTEGAAEIQMLREQVETTRTEAQMLADKLGESDAQLKTANHQLETERSRVEQLNRVQKALERERGEIQSKLDAKSGEASELSGKLRETDASLTEVQRELKGARLDLETAERVKNGKDAENERLRGLMREAQANHGRKETELSESIRGLEDQVKQQMAEIETAATTVEGLRRDLGEQTSRAEGAEARETTLRAEIEELQSQHEQTKTDLSKAERLLRIAESTVQAKERQLEREKSSKASMLRNLNALRNRKGELDRELIDAKAEKSRLETRAKELERQLQEEIEKEPEIDITAQVELSEARQEFEEQKGQLEGRIQALETNRGELEGKIKTLEREKGEAERRVRSLETDVEMAKGSAQSQKDDLEALQTRTKKEAEELRASMEAWRKKATDAEGGKARAEARVATLESDLSGAKTRLESAERELREQGEVLRAERAKSKKLETQVGELDGAKQELESQIQIKAAEMATAASEARDQIEQLTREKGEQEAKLKEREETASRLREELGRKSEALTKAEKDARDAKDETRRERARLDGEKRAVERERDAKIRELTNAETEAGNLRTQVQELEERIGQVRREAEAEQERLNSENGALKGDLETKERDLIDLQRQLAESEARAEELDAQLGEANRSLEAEKTALTNLRAEVEETEARNGIALDRLREEARIAEQAREEAEGKAREANAKLSQVETELGQVRRKAEGAEQEAKTKLGRSEQRAETAEGHLAERTRELEELRTSTAAEAERLRDEALQASRNEALAQARVEEVEATSALAAQRLQTLEAELAGAQAQVEALQAPASQHEASAARATRLAGELAIEKQKLTAAEARATAAEQKVTATEERVRAAEARAEAEKARAEAALLRATEAEGKAEHAETELGQKRLRILGLEGDLTQAQAENVTLARAAEEYETQAKPKIAKLEARARELEGQAQAAETRAQEAETRAADAERAALDLDQQILTMAKSLSAAKDAEAAANQRVEDLLREKSELQNMVRQRETSIAELEGQALQRIAERTQLEAQVEAGKTQIGRLEARVRELEAEIDRVNGDITQVWEQSQATGQESVEQRASLEEQRGKIESLEIDLELAREELRVAKDAQETVRLLEIKENELIIQTRTLEGERNDALRRIEELERELDNAGVGVDPEVALAAYNLRSSGVGEGYFHRVDPRAEKVSLRVKDSVVLRQADGAPAGEAKIVAGGEQGDLTLEFLDGSTASARTTKAGRKYQEDGAYMARFKLPDGREVKVLAGSDGAGGHESGDLASSSFLQGVHARVAEAVHEGRIPSAGELFEHGELALSRQKPEPTAQEEHAEGGKLSDPTGTGAVIVMVGNEATIATKGDSNILWARPNAAGEFEVLGITETDATAGDIGKLNIRKYNNIVRGIGIESNPATKSPRLYGVQGIRQGDRVLIGSDGFWGVTVGPALVEATSSELRQLPRPFGEADQNTFDHIRWGLKASSGQSQRAEAWHDLALQQMRNPGTERSFFGEQRRIDVKDDADNVFVIDLEQGLVTPNAQSIIPQGYGKLWPVHSLAETQRRAAMAKEVVQPKTPSPVPPPLPSQRSKVGIQQDLANKYTNTLAELYGTVAEAGRLRLSPSGNEAAKQFVELYYRYPELEAQISPELLQAADRVGQIKLFDVAERFLQDVKKADAAKGEAAIKILRTIKGLSKVFTKAGPEELAQVQAAHGTLLHRMFGAEGSTVAQAFANLHKAAPDIADLFNPATLASPTLFNLNYFYREINQKIMESDQPYQPPTPAEVAAVQAKYQASLDKVFGEGEGAAQAASWFAGLHKSVPSTQHSYNPDTIASKKFVQQLMRYFSIDGILVRPTDSTPGTDAGPIGYAADIKNIAFSQETQTNRAARGWSNPESWANGIRSWDLAPGENHVYRGGRNQGHIVLEEPSVSSQHFAISSRGKDWILEEVEARNGIFVNEKELKSGKSHKLKNGDKLRFGHVELQWSVNAENQGRLVALRPHVLQNEAPAPRPGQPAAAAPQARPAAAPAPVAPVADPTPSGRMVFRPSPDAPFILGYDQIPDYGVSPNHLQIRKVHGKWYIQDLGSNYGTRLNGQDIQAEMIPRKEQRPPGKEHVLEVGHSVQLGNLHFQWDGAQLVQTGGSIVPPSTQYYRPSPNFRPRPLQAGETVPLVLEGQQIGLIQWDQAKGQFLLRNSIANTQLWVHQQGQNYPLNDSCILTNGMIFGMGASESTAQYYIFRDNVLTAITLKGSSHNHQPAASFQAPLHLEFPVTDPLGIRLGRQQFRDHPSLSGEHLDFRRNGNQWEVRDAGSLNGTYLNGERISVGDPSKGDPRKAGEWKPVKSGDIVTVGQFNMRFHAEGNNFSLDEVPQTSSEPPNPGPIPMESFASSYRPSPTSGSRQPQADVSQLDRGVVPMHLGDSRIILVGRRGGDAGLYLSDPQQPLNGEFFLNLGRGAGLLSAFRDKALFRLERLEGDRYRLTNIDAKSGLVITNDRGANRQVAAGNADQVVPGDTVVLDGGKLRINLAKDLKLQ